TGCCTCGACAAGACGGTCGATGAGCACGTCACCCACGTCGTCACCTGCGGAGGCCACGACGGTTCCCTCGGCGTCGACAACGTCGGCAGCCAGCGAGCGGGCGAACACCGAGTTCTCGACGTTCGGGTCGCGCACGAGCGTGCCCTGCGAGTCGAACGAGGCGATCGGGAGCTCGAGACCCTTCGACGTGCCACAGTCCTTCTCGCGGATGATGACGTCCTGAGAGACGTCGACGAGTCGACGCGTCAGGTATCCGGAGTCGGCGGTGCGGAGAGCGGTGTCGGCCAGACCCTTACGGGCACCGTGCGTCGCGATGAAGTACTCGGCGACCGAGAGACCCTCGCGGTAGCTCGAGATGATCGGACGCGGGATGATGCCGCCCTTCGGGTCGTTCACCAGTCCGCGCATACCCGCGATGTTGCGGATCTGCAGCCAGTTACCACGGGCACCCGACGACACCATGCGGTTGATGGTGTTGTCAGCGGGGAACCCGTCGCGCATGGCCTGCGCAACCTCGTCGGTCGCCTCGGTCCAGATCTTGATGAGCTCCTGACGACGCTCGGCGTCGGTCGTGAGTCCCTTGTCGAACTGGCCCTGAACCTTCGCGGCCTGCTTCTCGTACTTGGCGACGATGTCCTTCTTGCTCGCGGGCGTGAGAATGTCGCTCAATGCGACGGTCACACCCGAGCGGGTCGCCCAGTAGAAGCCGGCGTCCTTGATGTTGTCAAGGGTCGTCGCGGTGTCGGTCTTCGAGTAGCGCTCAGCGAGGTCGTTGACGATCGACGAGAGCTTGCCCTTGTCGGCCACCTCGTTGACGAACGGGTAGTCCTCGGGCAGCGCCTCGTTGAAGATCGCGCGACCGAGCGTCGTCTCGAAGATGAACGGCTCGCCCTGAACGAAGCCCTCGGGCTCCTCGCCTGCGCGGAAGTGCAGGCCGTCGAGGCGAATGCGGATCTTCGCGTTGAGGTGCAGCGTGTGCTGATCGTGAGCGAGGATCGCCTCGGCGATGCTCGAGAACGCACGGCCCTCGCCGACGGCACCATCGGTGAGCGTCGTGAGGTGGTGCAGACCGATGATCATGTCCTGGCTGGGCAGGGTGACCGGGCGGCCGTCGGAGGGCTTCAGGATGTTGTTGGACGCGAGCATGAGCACGCGGGCCTCAGCCTGAGCCTCGACCGACAGCGGAAGGTGCACGGCCATCTGGTCACCGTCGAAGTCGGCGTTGAACGCGGCACACACGAGCGGGTGAAGCTGGATCGCCTTACCCTCGACGAGCTGCGGCTCGAACGCCTGGATTCCCAGACGGTGAAGCGTCGGAGCACGGTTCAGCAGCACCGGGCGCTCGCGGATGATCTCTTCGAGAACGTCCCACACCTCGGGGCGCGCCCGCTCGACCATGCGCTTCGCTGCCTTGATGTTCTGAGCGTGGCTCAGGTCGATCAGGCGCTTGATGACGAACGGCTTGAACAACTCGAGCGCCATCTGCTTCGGCAGACCACACTGGTGAAGCTTGAGCTGCGGACCGACGACGATGACCGAACGGCCCGAGTAGTCGACGCGCTTACCCAGCAGGTTCTGACGGAAGCGACCCTGCTTGCCCTTGAGCATGTCACTCAGTGACTTGAGCGCGCGGTTGCCCGTTCCCGTGACGGGACGGCCGCGACGACCGTTGTCGAAGAGAGCGTCGACGGCTTCCTGCAGCATCCGCTTCTCGTTGTTGACGATGATCTCGGGAGCACCGAGGTCAAGCAGTCGACGAAGACGGTTGTTGCGGTTGATCACGCGACGGTAGAGGTCGTTCAGGTCGCTCGTGGCGAAGCGGCCACCGTCGAGCTGCACCATCGGGCGAAGCTCCGGCGGAATCACCGGAACGACATCGAGAACCATGGCGGCAGGCGATGTGCCCGTCTGCAGGAACGCGTTGACGACCTTGAGGCGCTTGATGGCGCGGATCTTCTTCTGACCCTTGCCCTCGGCGATCTGCCCGTGGAGCGACTCGGCCTCGGCCTGCAGGTCGAAGGTCTCGAGACGCTTCTGGATGCCCTCGGCGCCCATGTGCGCCTCGAAGTACAGACCGTAGCGGTCCTGGAGCTCGTGGAAGACGGCGTCTTCGGGCTTGAGCTCTCCGATCTTGAGGTTTCGGAAGTCTTCCCAGACGCGCTCGAGCTGACCGATCTGCTCGTCGAAGGACTTGCGCAGCTGAGTCATCTCTTTCTCAGCGGCGTCCTTCGTGCGGCGCTTCTGGTCGGCCTTGGCACCCTCTTCTTCCAGAGCGGCCAGGTCGTCTTCGAGCTTCTTCATACGGTCAGCGATCGCGGAGTCGCGCTGGTCGCCGAGCGTCTTCAGCTCGAGACGGAGCTCGTTCTCGAGTCCGGGCATGTCAGCGTGGCGAGCTTCCTCGTCGACGCTGATCACCATGTATGCGGCGAAGTAGATGACCTTCTCGAGGTCCTTCGGCGCCATGTCGAGCAGGTAGCCGAGGCGCGACGGCACACCCTTGAAGTACCAGATGTGCGTGACGGGAGCGGCGAGCTCGATGTGGCCCATGCGCTCGCGGCGAACCGAGGACTTCGTGACCTCGACTCCACAGCGCTCACACACGATTCCCTTGAAGCGCACGCGCTTGTACTTGCCGCACGAGCACTCCCAGTCGCGGCTGGGCCCGAAGATCTGCTCACCGAACAGACCGTCCTTCTCAGGCTTCAGGGTGCGGTAGTTGATGGTCTCGGGCTTCTTGACCTCGCCGTAAGACCAACGACGGATGTCGTCGCCGGTCGCCAGGCCAATGCGAAGCTCGTCAAATGTTGTTGCGTCGAGCAATTTCTCTCCTGAAATTCTCTGAAGTTTCTACAGTGGCCAGGCGCTTAGATCTCGTCAATCGACGAGGACTCGAACCTGGAGGAAATGTTGATCCCGAGCTCCTCGGCGGCGCGGAAGGCGTCGTCGTCGGTGTCGCGCAGGCTCACCGCCGTGCCATCGGCCGAGAGCACCTCGACGTTCAAGCACAGCGACTGCATTTCCTTCATGAGCACCTTGAAGCTCTCGGGGATGCCGGGCTCCTGAATGTTCTCGCCCTTGACGATGGACTCGTACACCTTGACGCGGCCGAGAATGTCGTCGGACTTGATCGTGAGGAGCTCCTGGAGGGCGTATGCGGCACCGTAAGCCTCGAGTGCCCACACCTCCATCTCACCGAAGCGCTGTCCACCGAACTGCGCCTTACCACCGAGAGGCTGCTGCGTGATCATCGAGTACGGGCCCGTCGAACGCGCGTGGATCTTGTCGTCCACGAGGTGGTGCAGCTTCAGGATGTACATGTAACCCACCGAGATCGGCTCGGGGAACGGCTCTCCGGAGCGACCGTCGAACAGACGGGTCTTTCCGCTCGAGTCGATCATGCGCTCCCCATCACGGTTCGGCAGAGTAGCGTCGAGAAGACCAGCGATCTCGTGCTCTTCAGCGCCGTCGAACACCGGGGTTGCGACCTTGGTTCCGGGAGCGCCCTCGCGAGCCTCCGCCGGGAGATCCTTCGCCCACTCCGGGTTGCCCTCGACCTTCCAGCCCTGGTTGGCAATCCAGCCAAGGTGCGTCTCGAGAACCTGGCCGAAGTTCATGCGACCCGGGATTCCGAGGGGGTTGAGGATGATGTCGACCGGAGTTCCGTCAGAGAGGAACGGCATGTCCTCGACCGGCAGGATCTTCGAGATGACGCCCTTGTTGCCGTGACGGCCCGCGAGCTTGTCACCCTCGGTGATCTTGCGTTTCTGAGCGATGTAGACCACGACGCGACGGTTGACGCCAGAGCCCAGCTCGTCGTCGCCCTCTTCTGCGTCGAACTCCTTGACGGCGATCACTGTTCCGTTCTCACCGTGCGGAACCTTGAGGCTCGTGTCGCGCACCTCGCGGCTCTTCTCGTTGAAGATCGCGCGAAGCAGACGCTCCTCGGCGCTCAGCTCGGTTTCACCCTTCGGGGTGACCTTTCCGACGAGGATGTCGCCGGGGTGGACCTCGGCGCCGATGCGGATGATGCCGCGCTCGTCGAGGTCCTTGAGCAGGTCGGGGCTGACGTTCGGCAGATCACGCGTGATCTCTTCCTTGCCGAGCTTGGTGTCGCGGGCGTCAACCTCGTACTCCTCGATGTGGATGGAGCTGAGTGTGTCGTCCTTCACCACGTTCTGGCTGAGGATGATGGCGTCCTCGAAGTTGAGGCCCTCCCACGGCATGAACGCGACGAGCAGGTTCTTGCCGAGCGCGAGCTCACCGTCTTCGGTCGAGGGACCGTCAGCAACGACCTCGCCAGCCTCAATGCGGTCACCCTCGTTGACGATGACGCGGTGGTTGTAGCTGTTTCCCTGGTTTGAGCGGAGGAACTTGTCGAGGTAGTACGTCTTGGTGCCGCCCTCGTCGAGCTGCAGCGTGACGCTGTCAGCCGACACCTGGGAGACGACGCCCGCCTTGTCTGCGGTGATGACCTCGCCAGCGTCGATTGCGGCGTAGCCTTCCATACCGGTTCCGACGTACGGCGATTCGCTGCGCAGCAGCGGCACAGCCTGACGCTGCATGTTCGCACCCATGAGAGCGCGGTTCGCGTCGTCGTGCTCGAGGAACGGAATGAGCGACGTACCGACCGACACCATCTGGCGCGGCGAGACGTCCATGTAGGCGATCTCCTCGACGGGAACGAGGTCGACCTCGCCGTCTTCCTTGCGCGCGAGGACACGGTCGTCGCGGAAGGTGCTGTCGTCGTTCAGAACGGCGTTCGCCTGAGCGACGATGTAGTCCTCTTCTTCCATCGCGGTGAGGTAGTCGACCTTCTCGGTGACCTTGCCGTTCACGATGCGGCGGTACGGCGTCTCGATGAAGCCGAACGCGTTGATGCGAGCGAACGTCGCGAGCGAGCCGATCAGACCGATGTTCGGGCCTTCAGGAGTCTCGATGGGGCACATGCGGCCGTAGTGCGAGGGGTGAACGTCGCGAACCTCGACACCCGCGCGCTCACGCGACAGACCACCGGGGCCGAGCGCCGAGAGGCGGCGCTTGTGCGTGAGACCCGCGAGCGGGTTGTTCTGGTCCATGAACTGCGACAGCTGGCTCGTTCCGAAGAACTCCTTGATCGCAGCGACGACCGGGCGCACGTTGATCAGGGTCTGCGGCGTGATCGCCTCGATGTCCTGCGTCGTCATGCGCTCGCGGACGACGCGCTCCATGCGCGAGAGACCCGTGCGGACCTGGTTCTGAATGAGCTCGCCGACCGCGCGGATGCGACGGTTACCGAAGTTGTCGATGTCGTCGACGTCGAGGCGGATCTCGGCCGGCTTGCCACCGCGGACGCCCTCGAAGGAGGTCTCTCCGGCATGCAGACGAACGAGGTACTTGATCGTTGCGACGACGTCCTCGACCGTGAGCACCGAGTCGCTGAGCGGCGCTTCAAGACCGAGCTTCTTGTTGATCTTGTAGCGACCGACCTTGGCGAGGTCGTAGCGCTTCGGGTTGAAGTAGAAGTTGTCGAGAAGCGCGCGAGCTGCCTCAGCGGCAACCTGCTCGCCCGGGCGGAGCTTGCGGTAGATGTCGCGAAGCGCGTCTTCCTTCGTAAGGATCGGGTCCTTCTCGAGCGTCGACGCGATCGACTCGTAGCCGTCGAACTCGGCGAGGATCTCTTCGCTCGTCATGCCGAGAGCCTTGAGGAACGTCGTGACCGACTGCTTGCGCTTGCGGTCGATGCGAACGCCGACCTGGTCGCGCTTGTCGATCTCGAACTCGAGCCATGCACCGCGGCTCGGAATGACGCGCGCCGAGAAGACGTCCTTGTCGCTCGTCTTCTCAGGAGTGCGCTCGAAGTACACACCGGGGCTGCGGACCAGCTGAGACACGACGACACGCTCGGTGCCGTTGATGATGAACGTGCCCTTCTCGGTCATGAGAGGGAAGTCGCCCATGAAGACCGTCTGGGTCTTGATCTCACCCGTGAGGTGGTTCATGAACTCGGCCTCGACGTACAGCGGGGCCGCGTACGTCTTGCCGCGCTCTGTGCACTCCTCGATGGAGTACTTCTCAGGCTCGAGGTACGGGTTGGCGAACGAGAGCTGCATCGTCTCGCCGAGGTCCTCGATCGGAGAGATCTCCTCGAAGATCTCTTCAAGGCCCGAGTCGTTCGGCAGGTCCTTGCGGTCGGATTCCGCCGCGTTGGCGACGCGTTCCTTCCAGTTCTCGTTGCCGACGAGCCAGTCGAAGCTCTCTGTCTGCAGTGCCAGAAGATCTGGGACGGTCAGCGTGTCACTGATCTTGGCGAATGACGGCCGTGATGCGTGACGGCCATTCTTGGATGTGGTGGTGGTTGCGTTGCGCGCAGCAGCCAAGGGTTATAACCTCCGTGGGCCCCGTCGGGCCAAGTTACTGTTAGTAATGGAGTACTCGCCTCACGCCATGTGAAGTCGTGCGTCATGCGAAGCACGTTGCACTGGGCCGACCGCAATATGAAGGCATGGTAGAACGTCAGGGAGCGCAAAGAACAAGTGTATGCCGTTTGACGCGCCGTGTCCACTGCGGTTCTTGACGATCGGGAATCTCTCAGGTATAACCGGGCGATCGCGCTGCAGCATCCGGTTCTCGGCTTGTTCGTCAGGCGCCTGAAACGACGGTGAGCGGCCCCTCGGACGGCGTCGGGATCTCGAAGCCGTCATAGAAGCGGCGCGCCGTCTCGACGCTCAAAACGGCATCGTTCGCGTCTTCACCGCGCCGCTCGCGGATGCGTTGAAGCGCCACGTCGCGCGGGGTGTCGACGAAGACGATCTCGGGAACAACGCCGAACGCCGCGACGAACGCGCGATAGTCGTCGCGCACCGCGCGCGTGGCGAATGAGTAGTCGAGCACGACGCCGCGATTCGCGGTGAGAAGCTCGGTGAGTCGCTCGCGAAGGAGAACGTCGATCTCCTCGGCATCCTGAACCGGGATCGGATGCGAGCGGAAACCGCGCTTCCACGCCTCTTCGTCGACAGAGAGGCGCGTGAGGCCCTCGGTTTCGACGAGGCGCATCGCCACCGTGGTCTTTCCCGACCCGGCAGGACCGCACATGAACACCGCTCGACTCACCATCTGATGGTAATCGCGGGATCGTGCGCGACGCGACGTTCGCCTCCGGCAATGTGGGCGCGGACACGCTCGATGAGCTGGGACGGGTCCCGGTCGTCTGCGGCTGTTGCGCGGATCGTTCGCAATCCGATGTCGGCGAAATCGTTCACTCGGGCGATGTCGGTTTGCCACTGCCCGACATCTGTCAGATGCTGTTCCCCTTCATATTCGATGATGAGACCCCACGTCAGGTACAGCATGTCGACGCGCCCCACGAACGCGCCGCGGTAGTAGATCGACGGGTTGACCGCGGGCTCGGGAAGCCCCGCTTGTACGAGATGAACGCGCAGTCTCGACTCGCGCGGGGACTCTGCGCGCTCGTTGAGGAGCGCGAGCGACGCGGTTCGGCGCGCACGCCCGCGTGACGTCGGGTAACTGCGGGCGACTGCGGCGAGCGCTCGCTTTGTCGTGCGCCGAGCGCGGCGGTGAATGAGCCCGTCACCCGCGGCGACAAGGTCGGGAACATCCAGTAGTGCGGCGAGGTCGCACCACGTGCGTTCGACAGTGGTCACGGGGATGCCGTCGATCGACGTGATTTCGCCGGGACGCGTCGTTACTTGATGCCCCGCGATGCCCTTTCCGACGGGCGCGCGCGTCCCCCTCGGAACACTAATGTGCACCACTTCGTCCCCGAGAAAACGAAGAGGAAGCGGGATGCTGTGGAGGTAGGCGGCCGATGTCAGCGACGCCGCGCTGCCGACGGGCATTCTCAGCATTGCCGAACGCGCGAACGCTTCGACCCGCCGTCGCTTGTCGCTCACCTTCTCGCGAACAGTCGCGCTGTCGCCGACTGGTTGTAGCCAGCGTGCCGGCATTCGTACGCGGGGAAATGGCGCAACGAGATCGCTTCCGCGCATACGGGCGCGGCTCAGTCCGGCACCTCGCCCGTCCTTCACCGTGAATGCACTGTTCTCCAAATGTTCGGGAAGTGGCTTCGGCATGCAACAACTCTGCGCCTCGCCAAGCAGTGACGGCGCCCCGGCGAGCATCCTGTGGATGATGAAGGACCGCTTCACCCCTGTGGAGGGAGAGTCCCGAAAGTGACTTGCAGGATCTGGCTGTTCCCGGGGAGACGATGAGCAGCCACTTCCTGCAACTCACCTTCGGCGGGGTCGGGGTCGGCGGGGTCGGGGTCGGCGGGGTCGGGGTCGGCGGGGTCGGGGTCGGCGGGGTCGGGGTCGGGGTCGGGGTCGGGGTCGGCGGGGTCGGAGTCGGCAGGGTCGGGGTGGCCAGCGCGACTATCGGGACGGTGGCGGCCGCGGCCACAGCGCCATGCGCGGCGGGAACCGTCAGACGCGACGAAAAGAGACGGCCTGCCCTGGACGCACCTGAGCGAAAACGTCAAGCGCGTTACGGGAGACCACGCCGATCACCGGGTACCCGCCCGTGACCGGATGGTCGGCGAGCAGCACCGTCGGGAGGCCGGACGGCGGAACCTGGATCGCGCCGGCCACCATGCCCTCGCTCGGAAGCTCCGCATCGACAGCGCGTTCGAGGGGAACGCCGGCCAGGCGCGCGCCCACTCTGTTCGAAGCCGCGTCGATGCGCCACTCGGCGGAGAAGAACGCGGCGACCGCGGCATCCGTAAACCAGTCGTCGCGGGGGCCCAGCGAGACAGGAACATCGACACGCTCATCGGTGGGCGGACCCCATGGCGCAATCTCGAGAACGGGAACCTCCGTGCGCGGCGGCGCCCCGACCGTCAGCTCGTCGCCCGCCATGAGAGGGCCGGGCCCCAGCTCTGACAGCACGTCGCGCGAGCGAGACCCGAGCACGGGGGCGACGTCGACGCCGCCCCGCACCGCGAGATACGGGCGCAGACCGTGTGTCGCGGCATCCACGCGAATCAGCTGACCCGCCTGCGCTCGCACGGCGGAATTCGGGTCAACCGGCTCGCCGTCCACCATGATGGGACACCATGCTCCCGTGACGGCGAACCAGACGTCGTCGTCAGCGCGAGCCTCGAATCCGCCGACCGTGATCTCGAGGCCTGCCGCACGCTCGCCATTGCCCACGAGCCGGTTGGCGAGCGTGAGCGCGCCGCGATCGAGCGCACCGGACGGGGGAACGCCGATGTGAGCGAACCCCGGCCGGCCGAGGTCTTGCACGGTCGTGAGCGGCCCGGGCTCAACGACGATCAGCCGCGTCATGGCGCCTCCCGAAACGAGACCGTCGCTCCGGGTTCGAGAAGGGCAGGATGCTGCCGCTCGACGTTCCACAGTTCGGCGTCCGTTCGGCCGATGAGCTGCCATCCGCCGGGCGACGACCGCGGATAGACGCCCGTGAACTCGCCGGCGAGAGCGACGGATCCGGCCGGAACGTGCGTGCGCGGCGTTTCGCGACGCGGCACCGCCAGACCGTCATCGTCGGTGACGAGATACGCGAAGCCAGGAGCGAATCCGCCGAACGCGACACGCCACGTCGCCCGAGTGTGTCGCGCGATGACCTCACGCTCGGACATGCCGGTCAGACGCGCGACTTCGGCGAGATCGGCGCCGTCATAGCGCACGTCGATGTGCACGAGCGCTGTCTCGGAGACCTCGGCGTCAACCGGTTGCGCATCGTCGAGCCACCGTCGCACCGCCTGCACGTCGTGCGGACGCTCGACGGTGACGAGGATGGTGCGTGCCGCCGGAACAACATCGACGACGGAGCCGGGCCGGTCGACGAGGCCACGATGCAGCGCCATGACGTCGTCGAGACTCGCGCACTCGACAAGCAGCGCCACATCGCCGACGCGGCGGATGCTGCGGGACGCCGCCTGCATCACACGACCGCCGCGATCTCGATGCCCGCGCGCCCGAGCGCTGCCCGCACGTCGGCGGCCATGCGCACCGCGCCGGGGGTATCGCCGTGCACGCACAGGGAGTCGACGTCGAGCGACAGCCGCTCCCCCGTCACCGCGACGACCTCGCCGTGAGCGACGATCCCGACGGCACGTTCGGCGACAGCATCCGGCTCAAGCAATGCACCCTCGTCGCCACGCGGAACAAGAGAGCCGTCGCGCGCGTAGCCGCGATCGACGAATGCCTCGCGAATGAACCGCAGACCCCGTTCGGATGCTGCGGTCGCGATGCTCGACTGCGGAAGCCCCATGATCGGCAGGGCTCCGCGCGATGCCACCGCCGCAGCAACAATGTCGGCGCGCTCGGCGTCGCAGGCGATGCGGTTGTACAGCGCCCCGTGCGGCTTGATGTAGCTCACCGCTCCCCCCGCGGCATACGCGATCTCGCTCAGCGTCTCGATCTGCTCGACGATGTCGTCGGTGAGCGTCGCGCGGTCGATCTCGATGTCGGTGCGCCCGAAGCCCGTGCGATCGCGGTACGAGACGTGCGCGCCGATTGCGACGCCATGCTGCACGGCGAGATCGCACGTCGCGCGCATGCTCGCCGCGTCGCCCGCGTGAAAGCCGCACGCGACGTTAGCGCTCGAGATGTGCGGGAACATGGCGGCATCGTCTGCCGTCGGCTGCCCGTCGACGGTCTCACCGAGGTCGCAATTGAGATCGATGCGCACACCTCAAGGCTAGCGCGGTGCCCGCGCGGGGTTCTGACCGTTGCGGTCGTACTGGCGCCGCGGCGCACTAATACGTCCGCAAGGTTCAGAAGACGTGGGCGCCCGGGGGGATCCCCGGCGCCGGAAGGACCAGCGCCGTAGACTCGCGAGTGTGAGCGAGAATCCGTCGATCGTGCTGTCGGGCAGCGGCCTGGCAGCATCCATCGAGCCTGATGCGTATGTCGACGGCGCCTATCAGCTGGTCGTTGACGGCACGCCGCAATCGCACGTGAACATGACCGATCCGCGCGAGCTGTTCTTCGAGTACGTGCGCCGCATCGGCCACGTCGTCGACCTCGTTCGCTCCCCCGCGGCTCCCATCACCGCTGTGCACCTCGGCGCCGGCGCGCTCACGCTGCCTCGCTACGTCGACGCCACGCGTCCGGGTTCGCGGCAGCAGGTGATC
This DNA window, taken from Paramicrobacterium agarici, encodes the following:
- a CDS encoding LamB/YcsF family protein encodes the protein MDLNCDLGETVDGQPTADDAAMFPHISSANVACGFHAGDAASMRATCDLAVQHGVAIGAHVSYRDRTGFGRTDIEIDRATLTDDIVEQIETLSEIAYAAGGAVSYIKPHGALYNRIACDAERADIVAAAVASRGALPIMGLPQSSIATAASERGLRFIREAFVDRGYARDGSLVPRGDEGALLEPDAVAERAVGIVAHGEVVAVTGERLSLDVDSLCVHGDTPGAVRMAADVRAALGRAGIEIAAVV
- a CDS encoding biotin-dependent carboxyltransferase family protein, yielding MTRLIVVEPGPLTTVQDLGRPGFAHIGVPPSGALDRGALTLANRLVGNGERAAGLEITVGGFEARADDDVWFAVTGAWCPIMVDGEPVDPNSAVRAQAGQLIRVDAATHGLRPYLAVRGGVDVAPVLGSRSRDVLSELGPGPLMAGDELTVGAPPRTEVPVLEIAPWGPPTDERVDVPVSLGPRDDWFTDAAVAAFFSAEWRIDAASNRVGARLAGVPLERAVDAELPSEGMVAGAIQVPPSGLPTVLLADHPVTGGYPVIGVVSRNALDVFAQVRPGQAVSFRRV
- a CDS encoding DNA-directed RNA polymerase subunit beta' — its product is MLDATTFDELRIGLATGDDIRRWSYGEVKKPETINYRTLKPEKDGLFGEQIFGPSRDWECSCGKYKRVRFKGIVCERCGVEVTKSSVRRERMGHIELAAPVTHIWYFKGVPSRLGYLLDMAPKDLEKVIYFAAYMVISVDEEARHADMPGLENELRLELKTLGDQRDSAIADRMKKLEDDLAALEEEGAKADQKRRTKDAAEKEMTQLRKSFDEQIGQLERVWEDFRNLKIGELKPEDAVFHELQDRYGLYFEAHMGAEGIQKRLETFDLQAEAESLHGQIAEGKGQKKIRAIKRLKVVNAFLQTGTSPAAMVLDVVPVIPPELRPMVQLDGGRFATSDLNDLYRRVINRNNRLRRLLDLGAPEIIVNNEKRMLQEAVDALFDNGRRGRPVTGTGNRALKSLSDMLKGKQGRFRQNLLGKRVDYSGRSVIVVGPQLKLHQCGLPKQMALELFKPFVIKRLIDLSHAQNIKAAKRMVERARPEVWDVLEEIIRERPVLLNRAPTLHRLGIQAFEPQLVEGKAIQLHPLVCAAFNADFDGDQMAVHLPLSVEAQAEARVLMLASNNILKPSDGRPVTLPSQDMIIGLHHLTTLTDGAVGEGRAFSSIAEAILAHDQHTLHLNAKIRIRLDGLHFRAGEEPEGFVQGEPFIFETTLGRAIFNEALPEDYPFVNEVADKGKLSSIVNDLAERYSKTDTATTLDNIKDAGFYWATRSGVTVALSDILTPASKKDIVAKYEKQAAKVQGQFDKGLTTDAERRQELIKIWTEATDEVAQAMRDGFPADNTINRMVSSGARGNWLQIRNIAGMRGLVNDPKGGIIPRPIISSYREGLSVAEYFIATHGARKGLADTALRTADSGYLTRRLVDVSQDVIIREKDCGTSKGLELPIASFDSQGTLVRDPNVENSVFARSLAADVVDAEGTVVASAGDDVGDVLIDRLVEAGIETIKVRSVLTCESSIGVCAACYGRSLATGKLVDIGEAIGTIAAQSIGEPGTQLTMRTFHTGGSASADDITQGLPRVQELFEARTPKGATPIAEAAGRVTIEETEKSRKVILTPDNGDEPVVYPVLKRATLLVEDGDHVDLGQPLHVGATDPKEVLRVQGVREVQKHLVGGVQGVYRSQGVPIHDKHIEVIVRQMLRKVTVVDHGDTELLPGELVDRSRYNETNRAALAEGKRTASARQEVMGITKASLATESWLSAASFQETTRVLTQAAMEGKRDPLIGLKENVIIGKLIPAGTGLAKYRNVSVEATEEAKAERYPNRIFADDGAFSESDLSFVDFDSFSSDDFNPGTYS
- the rpoB gene encoding DNA-directed RNA polymerase subunit beta translates to MAAARNATTTTSKNGRHASRPSFAKISDTLTVPDLLALQTESFDWLVGNENWKERVANAAESDRKDLPNDSGLEEIFEEISPIEDLGETMQLSFANPYLEPEKYSIEECTERGKTYAAPLYVEAEFMNHLTGEIKTQTVFMGDFPLMTEKGTFIINGTERVVVSQLVRSPGVYFERTPEKTSDKDVFSARVIPSRGAWLEFEIDKRDQVGVRIDRKRKQSVTTFLKALGMTSEEILAEFDGYESIASTLEKDPILTKEDALRDIYRKLRPGEQVAAEAARALLDNFYFNPKRYDLAKVGRYKINKKLGLEAPLSDSVLTVEDVVATIKYLVRLHAGETSFEGVRGGKPAEIRLDVDDIDNFGNRRIRAVGELIQNQVRTGLSRMERVVRERMTTQDIEAITPQTLINVRPVVAAIKEFFGTSQLSQFMDQNNPLAGLTHKRRLSALGPGGLSRERAGVEVRDVHPSHYGRMCPIETPEGPNIGLIGSLATFARINAFGFIETPYRRIVNGKVTEKVDYLTAMEEEDYIVAQANAVLNDDSTFRDDRVLARKEDGEVDLVPVEEIAYMDVSPRQMVSVGTSLIPFLEHDDANRALMGANMQRQAVPLLRSESPYVGTGMEGYAAIDAGEVITADKAGVVSQVSADSVTLQLDEGGTKTYYLDKFLRSNQGNSYNHRVIVNEGDRIEAGEVVADGPSTEDGELALGKNLLVAFMPWEGLNFEDAIILSQNVVKDDTLSSIHIEEYEVDARDTKLGKEEITRDLPNVSPDLLKDLDERGIIRIGAEVHPGDILVGKVTPKGETELSAEERLLRAIFNEKSREVRDTSLKVPHGENGTVIAVKEFDAEEGDDELGSGVNRRVVVYIAQKRKITEGDKLAGRHGNKGVISKILPVEDMPFLSDGTPVDIILNPLGIPGRMNFGQVLETHLGWIANQGWKVEGNPEWAKDLPAEAREGAPGTKVATPVFDGAEEHEIAGLLDATLPNRDGERMIDSSGKTRLFDGRSGEPFPEPISVGYMYILKLHHLVDDKIHARSTGPYSMITQQPLGGKAQFGGQRFGEMEVWALEAYGAAYALQELLTIKSDDILGRVKVYESIVKGENIQEPGIPESFKVLMKEMQSLCLNVEVLSADGTAVSLRDTDDDAFRAAEELGINISSRFESSSIDEI
- a CDS encoding 5-oxoprolinase subunit B family protein; translation: MQAASRSIRRVGDVALLVECASLDDVMALHRGLVDRPGSVVDVVPAARTILVTVERPHDVQAVRRWLDDAQPVDAEVSETALVHIDVRYDGADLAEVARLTGMSEREVIARHTRATWRVAFGGFAPGFAYLVTDDDGLAVPRRETPRTHVPAGSVALAGEFTGVYPRSSPGGWQLIGRTDAELWNVERQHPALLEPGATVSFREAP
- a CDS encoding AAA family ATPase, whose product is MSRAVFMCGPAGSGKTTVAMRLVETEGLTRLSVDEEAWKRGFRSHPIPVQDAEEIDVLLRERLTELLTANRGVVLDYSFATRAVRDDYRAFVAAFGVVPEIVFVDTPRDVALQRIRERRGEDANDAVLSVETARRFYDGFEIPTPSEGPLTVVSGA